Proteins encoded in a region of the Watersipora subatra chromosome 5, tzWatSuba1.1, whole genome shotgun sequence genome:
- the LOC137397168 gene encoding toll-like receptor 13: MQMWILKPSLWLLFLIFRFSGAENGQKLCETDQRLCFTGLCKIDECQKCTKDAFCTTSNPNKIVPKGLQLKTMSLDITYTGPDAELTQNMIAYLGYLKHVTIRGNIRSLGPSTFFNQPYMQQLIITGSKLSSLPDQLFNDKNRLHQLELPKNHLTKIPSNIFLQIPNIQRLDFSKNPLEDCKNTTIAPEFANLTKLNDVRLGGYGQTCGAEICQNLSQDHFLPIQHVRMLDLTSSLVFLGNQRILEPLTKLSSLKIGDVTPYKECPANAKELFENLPSKLSKLIFQDWATTDTVNNSCLLTNESLSGLKQLKRLSTFDCRYSDKIFGNTLRSSVFQGFPRLKLIYLNWCGLASVESGAFNAVDKVTEIGLSGNLLGARALKLFTSNQTSPLKSLSLEGVGIGAALYEAYYLIYAFPELQNLYLDDNYLNYIPDFGFTRNLTSPITTLTLNNNEIKSFSADDGQQLCTVMPNLLHFKAEMNEVTDISGLVYCSNLEQLTLANNKIGKNEEHNFEAIGQLHNLKHLDLSSNKIKHIGSDLLGNLNLLQTLILANNEIATLADTVFMTTPLLASLDLSVNVLAVLKPLTFSNGLSNLRNLYLQANQITTLSPTLLNVFDTKITNLKFVGFLGNPLRCSCDEIFSNWVRNSSVIIQVANLNCSTPENSEVTTQVISFKPNQFLCYVEEPLIISGIVLGCVILSLVIGIPCYRYRWYLRHPQVVTRAVKDRLRELQFEQKCQYDAFISYDANDDSDSSWVMRQLIPSIETVAAEGNQKLKLYIVDRNSAAGSLKHTEQCRALEASRKIIVLLSNSYLANPSCLSEANLLASYELVDGEHCYQPNRILVILLEELNEEVIKAPVTSMLTQNVIHVADSETKMNHVWKRVRRFLAKPTYIYRKKGKGLDPPQKATVDEELTEQSPLIQ, encoded by the exons ATGCAGATGTGGATTCTTAAACCAAGCCTCTGGCTGCTGTTTCTCATATTCAGATTCTCTGGCGCAGAAAATGGCCAAAAGCTTTGTGAAACTGATCAAAGATTATGTTTTACGGGTCTTTGTAAAATTGATGAATGCCAGAAATGTACTAAGGACGCATTCTGTACAACCTCAAATCCAAATAAGATTGTCCCAAAAGGACTTCAGCTAAAGACAATGTCTCTTGACATCACATACACCGGACCTGATGCTGAGCTTACGCAAAATATGATCGCATATCTTGGATATTTAAAGCATGTCACTATCAGGGGTAATATTAGGTCATTAGGTCCTTCAACATTTTTCAATCAGCCCTATATGCAACAGCTTATTATAACCGGTAGTAAGCTGAGTTCATTACCAGATCAACTCTTTAACGACAAGAACAGATTGCACCAATTGGAGCTTCCCAAAAATCATCTTACAAAGATACCATCAAACATTTTTCTACAAATACCAAACATTCAACGCCTTGATTTCTCAAAAAACCCTCTTGAAGATTGTAAAAATACAACCATTGCTCCTGAGTTTGCCAACCTGACCAAACTAAATGACGTGAGATTAGGAGGCTATGGGCAAACATGTGGAGCAGAAATATGTCAAAATCTGTCTCAGGACCACTTTCTGCCAATTCAGCATGTCAGGATGCTAGATCTCACTAGTTCTTTAGTATTTTTGGGAAACCAGAGAATATTAGAGCCATTGACCAAACTATCGAGCTTAAAAATTGGAGACGTGACTCCTTATAAAGAATGCCCAGCTAATGCGAAAGAACTGTTCGAAAACCTTCCCTCAAAGTTGAGCAAACTCATATTCCAAGATTGGGCCACTACTGACACAGTCAACAACTCTTGTTTGCTTACCAATGAAAGTCTGAGTGGACTAAAACAACTTAAGCGTTTATCAACATTTGACTGTCGGTATAGTGACAAGATTTTTGGGAATACCTTGCGTTCATCAGTTTTTCAAGGATTTCCTCGATTGAAACTGATATACTTGAATTGGTGTGGCTTAGCGTCAGTAGAAAGCGGTGCGTTTAATGCAGTGGATAAGGTTACCGAGATTGGACTGAGCGGGAACCTGTTAGGTGCAAGAGCGTTAAAACTTTTTACAAGCAACCAAACGTCTCCACTAAAATCCTTGAGTTTAGAAGGAGTTGGAATTGGTGCAGCTCTGTATGAAGCGTATTACCTGATTTATGCTTTCCCAGAGCTTCAGAATTTATACCTGGATGACAATTACCTAAATTATATTCCTGATTTTGGGTTTACAAGAAATCTCACAAGTCCAATAACCACTTTAACACTCAACAACAACGAGATAAAAAGCTTCTCAGCTGACGATGGTCAACAATTATGCACAGTTATGCCAAATTTGCTGCATTTTAAAGCTGAAATGAATGAGGTTACCGATATAAGTGGTCTTGTCTATTGCTCTAATTTAGAACAGCTAACACTTGCAAATAacaaaatcggcaaaaatgaggAGCACAACTTTGAAGCAATTGGACAACTGCACAACCTTAAACATCTTGATTTGTCGAGCAACAAAATCAAGCATATTGGGAGCGATTTGCTTGGTAATCTCAATCTATTGCAGACACTAATCTTAGCCAATAATGAAATTGCAACACTTGCAGACACGGTATTTATGACAACACCACTCCTGGCAAGTTTAGACCTCAGTGTCAACGTATTGGCAGTATTGAAACCCCTAACCTTTTCTAATGGACTTTCTAATTTAAGAAATTTGTATCTACAAGCTAACCAAATAACTACATTGTCACCAACTCTATTGAATGTCTTTGATACAAAAATCACCAATCTTAAATTTGTTGGTTTTCTTGGAAATCCTCTAAGATGCTCATGTGATGAGATTTTTTCTAACTGGGTCCGCAACTCTTCTGTCATCATTCAGGTTGCAAACCTAAACTGCAGTACACCCGAGAACTCTGAGGTAACAACTCAAGTGATTAGTTTCAAACCAAACCAATTTCTCTGCTATGTCGAAGAGCCATTGATAATATCTGGAATTGTTTTGGGATGCGTGATTTTAAGTCTAGTTATAGGAATACCTTGCTACCGATATCGTTGGTACCTTCGACACCCACAAGTTGTAACAAGAGCTGTTAAAGATCGACTTAGGGAGTTACAGTTTGAACAAAAATGTCAGTACGATGCGTTTATCTCTTATGATGCCAACGATGATTCTGACAGCAGCTGGGTTATGAGGCAGCTGATTCCTTCAATTGAAACAGTCGCAGCAGAAGGTAACCAG AAGTTGAAGCTGTACATTGTTGACAGAAATTCAGCAGCTGGGTCACTAAAGCACACAGAGCAGTGTAGAGCATTAGAAGCAAGCAGAAAGATAATAGTTCTACTCAGCAACTCCTATCTTGCCAACCCGAGCTGTTTGAGTGAAGCGAATCTACTTGCAA GCTATGAGTTGGTAGACGGGGAGCATTGCTACCAGCCCAACCGTATACTTGTTATTCTGCTTGAAGAACTTAATGAGGAAGTGATTAAGGCTCCCGTGACATCAATGCTGACTCAAAATGTCATCCATGTT GCTGACTCTGAAACTAAGATGAACCATGTCTGGAAGAGGGTGAGAAGATTCCTGGCTAAGCCAACGTATATTTACAGGAAAAAGGGAAAAGGGCTTGATCCACCACAAAAAGCCACTGTTGATGAGGAGCTTACAGAACAATCTCCTTTGATTCAATAA